The Acanthochromis polyacanthus isolate Apoly-LR-REF ecotype Palm Island chromosome 17, KAUST_Apoly_ChrSc, whole genome shotgun sequence genome has a window encoding:
- the b4galt4 gene encoding beta-1,4-galactosyltransferase 4: MGFFSPVCKILRRGKYFVLLILSLSVLAWIATFSGETVKSVLVSSATTQALVKEVTLRDKLNSWTAAPDRVNTQPLKTECPEKSPLLQGALNLSFESSLKLKDVEGENKDVNEGEYEPSDCTARQSVAILIPHRNRERHLLYLLHHLHPFLQRQQLHYAIYVIQQAGDATFNRAKLLNVGYLEALKDYSWECFIFHDVDLVPENDHNLYMCDKQPKHLVVGRNATGYKLRYKGYFGGVTAMTKEQFFQVNGFSNIYWGWGGEDDDLRIRVELQKMKIVRPPAQVARYTMVFHKRDSGNEINKDRMRLLGRTPHVWRKDGLNSCSYKTLSVERLPLYVNVTVDIGKPQS; the protein is encoded by the exons ATGGGCTTCTTTTCACCTGTGTGCAAGATTTTGCGCAGGGGGAAATATTTTGTACTGCTTATCCTCTCGCTGTCAGTGCTGGCATGGATAGCTACCTTTTCAGGTGAAACTGTGAAATCTGTTCTGGTTTCATCGGCCACAACACAAGCTCTGGTCAAAGAAGTGACTTTGAGGGACAAACTCAACTCCTGGACAGCAGCACCTGACCGCGTAAATACTCAACCACTAAAAACGGAATGCCCTGAGAAGTCACCATTGCTCC AGGGTGCTTTGAATCTGTCCTTTGAGTCCTCCCTGAAACTGAAGGATGTGGAGGGTGAAAACAAAGACGTGAACGAAGGCGAGTATGAGCCGTCAGACTGTACGGCGAGGCAGAGCGTAGCGATCCTCATCCCGCATCGCAACCGAGAGAGACacctcctctacctcctgcACCACTTGCATCCCTTTCTGCAGCGGCAGCAACTACACTACGCCATCTATGTCATCCAGCAG GCTGGTGATGCAACTTTTAACCGTGCCAAGTTGCTGAATGTTGGCTATTTGGAGGCGCTGAAGGACTACAGTTGGGAGTGTTTCATCTTCCATGACGTGGATCTGGTTCCTGAAAATGATCACAATTTATACATGTGTGACAAGCAGCCCAAACACTTGGTGGTTGGTCGGAATGCGACAGGATACAA GCTGCGTTACAAAGGCTACTTCGGAGGAGTCACTGCCATGACCAAAGAACAGTTTTTCCAAGTGAATGGATTCTCCAACATTTACTGGGGTTGGGGTGGAGAAGATGATGACCTTCGCATCAG AGTTGAActgcagaaaatgaagattGTGCGGCCACCTGCTCAAGTAGCCCGCTATACCATGGTGTTTCACAAGCGGGACAGTggcaatgaaataaacaaagacaG AATGAGGTTGCTAGGACGAACACCACATGTGTGGAGAAAGGATGGACTCAACAGCTGCTCATATAAGACTCTGTCAGTGGAGAGGCTACCTCTTTATGTCAATGTTACTGTGGACATTGGTAAGCCACAGAGTTGA